From a region of the Salinispira pacifica genome:
- a CDS encoding RNA polymerase sigma factor produces the protein MDVRKQDQGGGNVPADTAAVDDPGALLAPHIPALRRYLYVLHNGNLHDAEDSLQEGLLRAIERLESFRGPAGFKSWLFSVCRNAALDGFRKNRRRREYSGDWEGLLEGRASTLPGPEELVLSHAQRETVIDALMKLSPRFRMPLMLKEIEGMSIREISEILGLPEGTVKSRLSTGRKKLAAQFTRLYAGKGGFEL, from the coding sequence ATGGATGTCCGGAAACAGGATCAGGGAGGAGGGAATGTCCCGGCAGATACGGCAGCAGTCGATGATCCCGGGGCCCTCCTTGCTCCCCATATCCCCGCACTGCGCAGATATTTGTATGTGCTTCATAACGGAAATCTCCACGATGCTGAAGACAGTCTCCAGGAGGGGCTGCTTCGGGCCATAGAGCGTTTGGAAAGTTTCCGCGGACCCGCCGGATTTAAATCCTGGCTCTTTTCCGTGTGCCGGAACGCGGCTCTGGACGGATTCCGTAAAAACCGCCGCCGCCGGGAATACAGCGGTGACTGGGAAGGGCTGCTGGAGGGCCGGGCCAGCACTCTTCCGGGTCCTGAAGAGCTGGTTCTGTCTCATGCCCAAAGGGAGACCGTGATCGATGCCCTGATGAAGCTTTCTCCCCGATTTCGCATGCCCCTGATGCTCAAAGAAATTGAAGGAATGTCCATCCGGGAAATTTCTGAAATTCTGGGTCTGCCCGAGGGGACGGTGAAATCCCGTCTTTCAACGGGAAGAAAAAAACTTGCGGCACAGTTCACACGGCTGTACGCCGGGAAAGGAGGATTTGAACTATGA
- the eno gene encoding phosphopyruvate hydratase has protein sequence MSLIEYVEAREILDSRGNPTVEVDVILEDGSFGRAAVPSGASTGEHEAVELRDGDKKRYMGKGVLKAVENVNNTVAAEIEGLDALDQVEIDRTMIELDGTENKGKLGANAILGVSLATARAAADFLGQPLFKYLGPYHTTLLPVPMANIINGGSHADNSVDFQEFMVMPVGADSFRQAMRMTAEIFHNLKKILKDKNYATSVGDEGGFAPNLKSNEEALEVIMQAIEKAGYKPGEDVFIALDPASSEFYNKESGKYELKWSTGDKLSSSEMADYWADWAKRYPIISIEDGMAEDDWDGWKDLTDKIGDKVQLVGDDLFVTNTSRLSTGIEKGIANSILIKVNQIGTLTETYEAVEMAKRAGYTSIISHRSGETEDSFIADLVVGLETGQIKTGSMSRSDRLAKYNQLMRIEDMLETTAEYAGMKAFYSIK, from the coding sequence ATGAGTTTAATCGAATATGTTGAGGCCAGAGAAATCCTTGACTCCCGTGGAAATCCCACAGTTGAAGTAGACGTCATCCTTGAAGACGGCAGTTTTGGCCGTGCAGCAGTACCCAGCGGTGCATCCACCGGTGAACATGAAGCCGTGGAACTCCGGGACGGAGATAAAAAGCGCTACATGGGCAAGGGTGTTCTCAAAGCCGTGGAAAACGTTAACAACACCGTTGCTGCGGAAATCGAAGGCCTTGATGCACTGGATCAGGTGGAAATTGACCGGACCATGATCGAACTCGACGGTACCGAAAACAAAGGAAAGCTGGGCGCAAACGCCATTCTGGGAGTTTCCCTGGCAACCGCCCGGGCTGCTGCGGATTTCCTCGGACAGCCCCTGTTCAAATACCTCGGCCCCTACCACACCACACTGCTTCCCGTCCCCATGGCGAACATCATCAACGGCGGATCCCATGCGGATAACTCAGTGGATTTTCAGGAATTTATGGTAATGCCCGTAGGTGCGGACAGTTTCCGTCAAGCCATGCGCATGACAGCGGAAATCTTTCACAACCTGAAGAAAATTCTCAAAGATAAGAATTACGCAACCTCCGTTGGCGATGAAGGGGGCTTTGCGCCCAACCTGAAATCCAACGAAGAAGCTCTTGAAGTGATCATGCAGGCAATTGAAAAAGCCGGATACAAGCCCGGTGAAGATGTATTCATCGCACTTGACCCCGCCTCAAGCGAATTCTACAACAAAGAGAGCGGCAAGTACGAACTCAAATGGTCCACCGGCGACAAGCTCAGCTCTAGCGAAATGGCCGATTACTGGGCAGACTGGGCGAAGCGCTACCCCATTATCAGCATCGAAGACGGTATGGCGGAAGACGACTGGGACGGCTGGAAAGATCTCACCGACAAAATCGGCGACAAAGTACAGCTTGTTGGAGACGACCTCTTCGTAACCAACACCTCACGGCTTTCAACCGGAATCGAAAAGGGAATCGCCAACTCAATCCTGATCAAGGTAAACCAGATCGGAACTCTCACCGAAACCTACGAGGCAGTTGAAATGGCCAAGCGGGCAGGCTACACCAGCATTATCAGCCACCGCTCAGGTGAAACAGAAGACAGCTTTATTGCCGACCTGGTTGTAGGTCTGGAAACCGGACAGATAAAGACCGGTTCCATGAGCCGCTCCGACCGTCTTGCCAAGTACAACCAGCTCATGCGGATCGAAGACATGCTCGAAACAACTGCAGAATATGCGGGAATGAAGGCCTTCTACTCCATCAAGTAG